The genomic interval GAAGAAGGGGAGACCGACAGGGTGCGGGAGCTGAATAAAAACGTTCACACAAGCGAGAGTCAGGCTGATTCCATCCGCCGTGAAATATTGAATAATATCATAGAGGGGTCATTGATGCCCAGCACCCGGGTCGATATGTTAAATCTTTTGGAGGCCATAGACGATATAGCCGATCACACAGAGGATATGCTCGATGAGATAATCTTTCTCCATCTCGACTTCTGCTGTCTGGACGAGAAGAAGCTGGAGGAGATGACAGACCTCATAGAAGAGCAATACAGCAAAATGGCAAAGGGGATAGAAGTTCTCTTTGAGGACATGAACCAGTCGCTGGTGTATGCAGGCGAGCTCGAAGAGCTGGAGTCAAAAGTCGATGGCATAGAGGAGGAAATCACCCGCTCTGTGGGGCGGCTGGATCATATCTCTCCCGGAAAAAAACTGGCTCACCGCAGCCTGATAAAAAACGTATCGGACACTGCTGATCTAATCGAGGATGTCGGCGATAACATGGAGACCATAGTTTCGGTCAGAAAAGGGTGAATTACGGTTAAAAAAATGAAAAAATATATTCCTGGTCTGCTCCTTTTGCTCGTCATATCGATAATCGCTATCTTCATAGCCGGATTTCTGCCCGAATATGTCGGCAGTGTTTTTATAGCGATTTTAATAGGTATATTGATAAATAACACCGTCAATCTCAATAAAGCAATTTTTGGCCCGGGCATCAGTCTGGGGCTTAAAAAAATATTGAAGATAGCGATTGTGCTGCTGGGGGGCACGATCAGCCTGCAAAAACTGGCCACAGTTGGGGTCAGAGGTCTTTTCGTTATTCTGGTGATTATAGGGCTGGCTTTTATACTCACATTTATTCTGGGCAGGATATTGAATATCTCCCTGAAAAAAAAGATATTAATAGCAGCCGGACTTTCGATCTGTGGAAATACAGCAATAGTCACCACCGCCCCGCTGATCGAGGCTGAGGATAGAGATATTTTCACGGCCGTGAGTATAGTTACCCTGTTCGGTGTCCTGGCAGTCTTTGTATATCCATTTATGGGGATGGCCGCCGGCATATCCGATACTGTTTTCGGCGCCTGGGCCGGAACAGCGATA from Halarsenatibacter silvermanii carries:
- a CDS encoding DUF47 domain-containing protein gives rise to the protein MGRLWGDFDRIESDFEKLTEEVNDCMSCSFQAMLAYIEEGETDRVRELNKNVHTSESQADSIRREILNNIIEGSLMPSTRVDMLNLLEAIDDIADHTEDMLDEIIFLHLDFCCLDEKKLEEMTDLIEEQYSKMAKGIEVLFEDMNQSLVYAGELEELESKVDGIEEEITRSVGRLDHISPGKKLAHRSLIKNVSDTADLIEDVGDNMETIVSVRKG
- a CDS encoding YeiH family protein produces the protein MKKYIPGLLLLLVISIIAIFIAGFLPEYVGSVFIAILIGILINNTVNLNKAIFGPGISLGLKKILKIAIVLLGGTISLQKLATVGVRGLFVILVIIGLAFILTFILGRILNISLKKKILIAAGLSICGNTAIVTTAPLIEAEDRDIFTAVSIVTLFGVLAVFVYPFMGMAAGISDTVFGAWAGTAINDTSQVVAAGFIFSEEAGRIAAMIKLARNVLMAPVILIVGYFYGKRQKEKKGKINILEIFPAFILGFLFLIILNSLGIITENMEPVFDQTSQFLILLALAGIGLEVKFKDLKKVGVKPFIVGFSVAISMAAVSILISGTIF